A genomic stretch from Thermococcus sp. MV5 includes:
- the pyrG gene encoding glutamine hydrolyzing CTP synthase: protein MAKFIFVTGGVVSGLGKGITSASLGMLMESRGLKTTNIKIDPYLNYDAGTMSPYQHGEVFVLDDGGEVDLDLGNYERFLNTNLTFEHNITTGKVYSAVIEKERRGDYLGATVQVIPHITNEIKERIRKIAEEYDIVVVEIGGTVGDIESMPFLEAARQMQLEEGRDNVAFVHVTYVPKLKVVGEQKTKPTQHSVKELRSLGIQPDAIIARSEDPLEGEARRKISLFTNVPEEAVISAYDVEDTYEVPLLLEREGLGRYLTKRLGLEEKEPDLNAWEDMVRKYKNLKDEVEIGIVGKYVKLADSYLSIKEALKHSSISNEVKVKIRWIEAEDLEKKGFKLLDGVDGIIVPGGFGARGSEGKIMAVKYARENDIPFLGICFGFQLTVVEFARHVLDLEGANSTEINPQTPYPVVDLLPEQREIDKLGGTMRLGAYPVKIKEGTLAHKLYGKEIIYERHRHRWEVNPEFVREFERAGLVFSGISADDKRRMEILELPTNSYFIATQFHPEFKSRPMRPAPVFKGLVKAAKEKRYG from the coding sequence ATGGCAAAGTTCATCTTTGTAACCGGTGGTGTAGTTAGTGGTCTTGGAAAAGGGATAACAAGCGCTTCACTTGGAATGCTTATGGAGTCCAGAGGATTAAAAACCACAAACATAAAAATAGACCCATATCTCAACTATGATGCTGGAACTATGAGCCCTTACCAGCATGGAGAAGTCTTTGTTCTTGATGATGGTGGGGAAGTTGACCTAGATTTAGGAAATTACGAGAGATTTCTGAATACAAATCTAACTTTTGAACATAATATTACCACAGGCAAGGTCTACTCTGCCGTTATAGAGAAGGAAAGAAGAGGAGACTATCTAGGTGCCACTGTCCAAGTCATTCCTCATATCACCAATGAGATAAAAGAGCGTATAAGGAAGATAGCAGAAGAGTATGACATTGTTGTTGTGGAAATTGGAGGGACTGTGGGTGATATAGAAAGCATGCCTTTCCTTGAGGCCGCAAGACAAATGCAACTCGAAGAAGGAAGAGATAACGTAGCATTTGTCCACGTGACTTATGTCCCAAAGCTTAAAGTTGTGGGAGAACAAAAGACCAAACCCACACAACACAGTGTTAAAGAACTCCGCTCACTAGGAATTCAACCTGATGCGATAATAGCAAGGAGTGAAGATCCCCTTGAGGGGGAAGCTAGGAGAAAGATAAGTCTCTTCACAAATGTACCTGAAGAGGCTGTGATAAGTGCGTATGATGTTGAAGACACATACGAAGTACCATTACTCCTTGAGAGAGAAGGTTTAGGAAGATACCTCACAAAGAGACTTGGACTTGAAGAGAAGGAACCAGACCTAAATGCCTGGGAGGACATGGTAAGAAAGTATAAGAACCTGAAGGATGAAGTAGAAATAGGAATTGTTGGTAAATATGTTAAGCTCGCCGATTCTTACTTAAGCATCAAAGAAGCATTAAAGCATTCAAGCATATCAAATGAAGTCAAGGTAAAGATAAGATGGATCGAAGCTGAAGACCTTGAGAAAAAAGGGTTCAAACTTCTAGATGGAGTGGATGGGATAATAGTCCCAGGTGGATTTGGTGCCAGAGGAAGCGAAGGAAAAATAATGGCTGTAAAATATGCAAGGGAAAATGACATACCCTTCCTAGGAATTTGTTTTGGATTCCAGCTTACTGTGGTGGAGTTTGCAAGACACGTTCTTGACTTAGAAGGAGCAAATTCTACAGAAATAAATCCACAGACACCATATCCAGTGGTTGACCTTCTTCCGGAACAACGAGAAATAGATAAACTTGGAGGAACAATGCGCCTTGGAGCTTATCCCGTAAAAATAAAAGAAGGGACCCTAGCTCATAAACTCTATGGAAAAGAGATCATTTATGAGAGGCATAGACACAGATGGGAAGTAAATCCCGAATTTGTAAGAGAATTTGAAAGAGCAGGTTTGGTGTTCAGTGGAATTTCAGCAGATGACAAAAGAAGAATGGAGATCCTTGAACTTCCAACTAACAGCTACTTCATCGCAACCCAATTCCACCCGGAATTCAAATCACGACCTATGAGACCTGCCCCAGTATTTAAGGGACTAGTTAAAGCAGCAAAAGAAAAAAGATATGGTTAA
- a CDS encoding 30S ribosomal protein S8e, giving the protein MAIWQGRSLKKPSGGRIIFARKKRKRELGREPAFTRVVEDKEERKIIRTYGGNRKVRLVKALYANVFENGKGKKVKIISVVENPANRQYVRRNIITKGAIIQTEIGKALVTSRPGQEGIVNAILIKEESA; this is encoded by the coding sequence ATGGCTATCTGGCAGGGAAGATCACTCAAAAAACCTTCAGGTGGAAGAATCATATTTGCAAGAAAGAAGAGAAAGAGGGAACTTGGAAGAGAGCCAGCATTTACAAGGGTGGTTGAAGATAAGGAAGAAAGAAAGATCATAAGAACCTACGGGGGTAACAGAAAGGTCAGATTGGTTAAGGCACTCTATGCAAACGTCTTTGAAAATGGAAAAGGCAAGAAAGTAAAGATAATCAGCGTTGTTGAGAACCCAGCAAACAGGCAATACGTAAGAAGAAACATTATCACAAAAGGTGCAATAATCCAAACAGAAATTGGAAAAGCCTTAGTGACATCAAGACCTGGCCAAGAGGGTATTGTAAACGCAATACTTATAAAAGAGGAAAGTGCCTGA
- a CDS encoding zinc ribbon domain-containing protein yields MEYSRVEKILASLFVLFLLIASINFLRELENIPDRPDYNYYQEKYGIIPLLENQSRLMGLNRELFQDYQKAKDALTEAERVYLFKREEYRVALENGNVTEELKNEYVKAKEEYEKAYFQYLGTKSAYEKIHTQLEELNSKIQELSKRANDEYNRAYQTYRLKVLALKLLFALPIFILSFLLLKRYKNIYTLSMISYSSLLLIYLLLSVIWNTIQIIGLSLFGAFATLLALYYIRREYFKPERVYKRRIGQNKCYNCGFPIKEDYLHCPNCGAPLKEKCEHCGALKPIHLQFCPYCGQ; encoded by the coding sequence GTGGAATACTCCCGTGTGGAAAAGATATTAGCTAGTTTGTTTGTGCTCTTCCTTCTTATTGCAAGCATAAACTTTCTTAGAGAGCTTGAAAATATCCCTGATAGACCAGATTACAATTATTATCAGGAAAAATATGGTATAATCCCTCTCCTTGAAAACCAAAGTCGTTTAATGGGATTAAATAGAGAGCTCTTTCAAGATTATCAAAAAGCAAAAGATGCCCTAACTGAGGCAGAGAGGGTTTATCTCTTTAAGAGAGAGGAATATAGAGTAGCACTCGAAAACGGAAACGTTACAGAAGAACTCAAAAATGAATATGTGAAAGCCAAGGAGGAATACGAAAAAGCATACTTCCAATATCTCGGAACTAAAAGTGCCTATGAAAAAATCCACACACAATTAGAGGAACTCAACTCGAAAATTCAAGAACTGTCAAAAAGAGCAAATGATGAGTACAATAGGGCCTATCAAACATATAGACTCAAAGTTCTAGCGTTAAAACTTTTATTTGCCCTTCCAATCTTTATACTCTCCTTCCTTCTCTTAAAAAGGTACAAAAACATATATACACTTTCCATGATAAGCTATTCCTCATTACTACTCATCTACCTTCTCCTTTCAGTTATATGGAATACTATCCAAATTATAGGTCTGAGTCTCTTTGGCGCCTTTGCAACTTTGTTAGCCCTCTATTACATAAGAAGGGAATACTTCAAGCCCGAGAGAGTTTACAAACGAAGGATAGGCCAGAATAAGTGCTATAACTGTGGCTTCCCTATAAAGGAGGATTACCTTCATTGCCCCAACTGTGGGGCCCCATTAAAAGAAAAATGTGAACATTGTGGAGCTCTAAAACCTATTCACCTTCAATTCTGCCCATATTGCGGACAATAG